One Methanosarcinales archaeon genomic window, ATATAAAAATCATTGATATGTCAGTAAATTCTGATCACGTGCATCTTTTTATACAATACCCTCCTAAATATTCAGTAAGTTATATAGCCAAAATGATCAAAGGTAGAACCAGCAGAATCTTGAGACAGGAATTTCCAGAACTAAAAGAATGGTGTCGGAAAAGTCTCTGGGCTCCAAGCTGTTATCACGGAAGTGTAGGTCATGGATGGGAAATTGTTGAAAAATATATTGCCGGACAAGATCGAAAATCAAAAGGCTAAGGCCTATTACAGGCCTTGTGACTTAACAGGCTGTCCGATAATTTGAAAATCGAAATATACAGAATAAATTATTAAATACAGAATTAGCATTTAAACTACTTGTTGCTTAAGATTTTGTTTCTTCTTGTGAAATCTCTTAATGTTATTGCCTGAACAAATTAAGTTAAACTCTGTTTTTACGGTTTTTAACCCTCTTGTAAGAAAACTCGTTACTCCTTTATTCTCTTTAATATCC contains:
- the tnpA gene encoding IS200/IS605 family transposase, coding for MKKELRRDRHTVSLLTDHMVFSPKYRAKILVGDVRLLTEALIRKTCLELDIKIIDMSVNSDHVHLFIQYPPKYSVSYIAKMIKGRTSRILRQEFPELKEWCRKSLWAPSCYHGSVGHGWEIVEKYIAGQDRKSKG
- a CDS encoding transposase, with protein sequence MPLAQLRKLIVEPVFGDIKENKGVTSFLTRGLKTVKTEFNLICSGNNIKRFHKKKQNLKQQVV